GACACAGAcgtctatatttatattaaccaTAGACAATTGGTatctttttaaagatttaaaagtaCCATCTTGATGCAACCTGCCTATgcgaagtaaataaaaaatatattaggtcAAGTATAGGGCATTGAGATGTGGTTAACTTAGGCAGTCACTAATATAGGGTAGGCTCGAATCAGGACAGGAGTTTGGGGAGGATTGTCCTCCCTCAGGAGAAAGAGCTGCCTTGGCGGTAGCCTCAGGCAGAATGAATGCGCATAGCCCCGCTACAATGCGCAGGAGGAACCAGAGTTGATTTACTGGGTAGGCTCTTCCCCGAAGTGATTGGGGAATGGAGGAAGTATCCCGGATAACTCAAAAGCCTCCACCGAAGCACGGAGTATGCATAACGCATTCCCctcattaaaaaaagctaCAACCTCGACAGTGAGGTCAAGTGACAGCTAACGACGATGATTTCTATagtaaaatgataaaacacTCCACAGTAAATgggttaaataattttgttgactatctttacaaatattatcattACTCTCTTATTTCAGAATTCAGGGAATGTTTCTACCTATTTGCCCGGTCGGGACAGATCACGTCATTGGATGAGCTGACAGTTGTCATGCGCTCCCTTGGGATGAGTCCTACAATACAGGAATTGACAGGTTTGTTGTTAGAAGATGGTACATTGTACTCCTAAAATATATGACTAATTTTAGAATGCCGCACGGCCTAGAAACTTACCCAACGATCTTCCAACTTAtctaataaagtattaaacgACCAAATAGCATCTATGTTCCAAATAATGACTGAAACTAATATTAATCTACCAAATAGTAAATCaacctaataaaataatatacccACCTATAAAACTGCTGtttgattttacttttttagtgagaacaatatttatttttgttagatTGGTTAAAGGTGGGTTAGAGTGCAACTGAAATTAGCCCATTTGCCCaccaaacatacatacatacataaatttgttcaactgttttatttgaatattgattttttgtttatcgCAGGTTACTTAAAAGGCAAAGGGGGTAAGATGTCGTTTGCTGACTTCCTAGAAGTAATGCATATACATTCGCGTGCCGAGAATCTGCCTAATGAGGTTATTgcttaaacatattatatggttgtaatatatttaaacatatagaAATATACAAACTTTATGTCAGCTCGAAATATCACACAAAAGAcacagaacacaattttaggcaCGTAAAGGTACACCACGATGCGTTCACAGCTAATGATCCGCCATAAAGTTTGGTTCTTAAAGTTTCAAAACGTAATTCCttgcaataatttaacattactgGTCAAGAACTTTCCGAAACATTGTACTTCTTTTATCAGGTTGTGAACGCATTCCGCGCTGCTGACCCTGAGAAGAAGGGGGTAGTCCCGGCGCGACAGCTTCGCAATCTGCTGCAGAAGTGGGGGGAGGGGCTATCACAACGGGAGGTGATTATACtacttatttcttactaacaGGACTTTTCCAAGATGCCTCTTCATCTACTCCTATCTACCTTGACCATTTTATGTCAGACCTTACTATAGTTCTTGACGAGACCGCTCTATGTGGATTCCCAAAATGTTTTCGATCTCCAGATCTTCAGTCACTCCCTTATTCATGTCAACTTTCAGAAAATCCTTCCATCTCtttctagatttttatattataattatagcgTGCCCACAAATAGGAAAACGACCGTTGTCCATGACATCAACAATTgtagatgcattgcctacctttaatcaacggagaagatgCACAGAAATAGAAtcttttcccttcctatgcttACCACACAGGAGACTGACGTgaaatggaagcaattccgcgtttcgtctgatgagtgtggtactggaggcctaattttagtcctctttcctatcccacccttttcttattaggaaagggtgggaagaggaagtggatttggcggaacaggggacgcataggaaggagaaatatcctttttctgtgcatccacttctcc
This genomic stretch from Papilio machaon chromosome 29, ilPapMach1.1, whole genome shotgun sequence harbors:
- the LOC106713438 gene encoding calmodulin-like protein 4 — protein: MARYFKEQDIDEFRECFYLFARSGQITSLDELTVVMRSLGMSPTIQELTGYLKGKGGKMSFADFLEVMHIHSRAENLPNEVVNAFRAADPEKKGVVPARQLRNLLQKWGEGLSQREVDNIFREANVSNNGTVRYEDFVKIACAPVPDYY